A genome region from Setaria italica strain Yugu1 chromosome III, Setaria_italica_v2.0, whole genome shotgun sequence includes the following:
- the LOC101784829 gene encoding chloroplast stem-loop binding protein of 41 kDa b, chloroplastic: MAATASLKSSFLLPSPISDFSGAAVSVSTQKRRRSWQPRGARIQVSAAADSKNILVMGGTRFIGVFLSRLLVKEGHQVTLFTRGKAPITQQLPGESDAEYAEFSSKIQHLKGDRMDFEFVKTSLAAKGYNVVYDINGREAVEVEPIIEALPNLEQYIYCSSAGVYLKSDLLPHCESDAVDPKSRHKGKLETESLLTSRGVNWTSIRPVYIYGPLNYNPVEEWFFHRLKEGRPIPIPGAGNQITQLGHVKDLATAFNLVLGNPKASQQIFNISGAKYVTFDGLARACAKAGGFPEPELVHYNPKDFDFGKKKAFPFRDQHFFASIEKATRELGWTPEFDLVEGLTDSYNLDFGRGTFRKAADFTTDDMILGKKLATV, translated from the exons ATGGCGGCCACGGCGTCCCTgaagagcagcttcctcctCCCATCTCCTATCTCCGACTTCAGCGGCGCGGCCGTCTCCGTCTCAACGCAG aagaggaggaggtcaTGGCAGCCGAGAGGGGCGAGGATTCAGGTCTCGGCGGCTGCGGACTCCAAGAACATTCTTGTCATGGGGGGAACCAGGTTCATTGGTGTCTTCCTGTCCAGGCTCCTTGTCAAGGAGGGCCATCAG GTTACATTGTTCACTAGAGGAAAGGCACCCATCACCCAGCAGCTGCCAGGAGAGTCCGATGCAGAGTACGCAGAGTTCTCCTCCAAG ATTCAGCACTTGAAAGGTGACAGGATGGACTTCGAATTCGTCAAGACAAGCCTTGCTGCTAAGGGATACAATGTCGTTTACGACATCAACG GACGCGAGGCTGTCGAAGTTGAGCCCATAATCGAAGCCTTGCCCAACCTGGAACA GTACATCTACTGCTCATCAGCCGGAGTGTACCTGAAATCCGACCTTCTTCCACACTGCGAG AGCGATGCGGTGGACCCCAAGAGCCGTCACAAGGGGAAGCTGGAGACGGAGAGCCTGCTGACCTCCCGCGGCGTGAACTGGACGTCGATCAGGCCCGTGTACATCTACGGCCCGCTCAACTACAACCCCGTCGAGGAGTGGTTCTTCCACCGCCTCAAGGAAGGCCgccccatccccatccccgGCGCCGGCAACCAGATCACCCAGCTCGGCCATGTCAAGGACCTGGCCACGGCGTTCAACCTGGTGCTCGGCAACCCCAAGGCGAGCCAGCAGATCTTCAACATCTCCGGGGCCAAGTACGTCACCTTCGACGGCCTCGCACGGGCCTGCGCAAAG GCTGGAGGGTTCCCTGAGCCGGAGCTCGTCCACTACAACCCCAAGGACTTCGACTTCGGCAAGAAGAAGGCCTTCCCGTTCAGGGACCAG CACTTCTTCGCGTCGATCGAGAAGGCGACCAGGGAGCTTGGGTGGACGCCGGAGTTCGACCTCGTCGAGGGGCTCACCGACTCGTACAACCTCGACTTCGGCCGCGGCACGTTCCGGAAGGCCGCCGACTTCACCACGGACGACATGATCCTCGGCAAGAAGCTTGCCACCGTCTGA
- the LOC101781468 gene encoding LOW QUALITY PROTEIN: uncharacterized protein LOC101781468 (The sequence of the model RefSeq protein was modified relative to this genomic sequence to represent the inferred CDS: substituted 2 bases at 2 genomic stop codons), with protein MHLVLDSLSDDDDDDFLLSVAHMAVDADESDDEIKHHGSIIGHRVLRRDRQAGHQRLYQDYFLDNPTYGHSYFRRRFQMRLTLFVRIWIEQHDEYFVQKRNAAGVLGLSSLQKITAAFRMLTYGVVAHAIDDYVRIGESTAIESLRRFVNAVVEVFEDEYLRSPNEDDTARLLAIGESRGFSAEGQAPKVNYTINNNEYTMGYYLADGIYPSWAIIVKSIPEPQGNKKKYFATIXEAXRKDVERAFGVLQSRFAIVRRPARFWDQDTLRQIMRACVIMHNMIVEDECDEEDDLNYNRVGEKVKISHDEIPELEEFIKNYKNIRDKDIYQLQDDLIEHMWQHHPDLYK; from the exons ATGCATCTGGTGCTGGATTCGTTGtcagatgatgacgatgatgatttCTTACTCTCTGTTGCTCATATGGCCGTGGATGCGGATGAGTCCGATGATGAAATAAAACATCATGGTTCTATCATAGGTCATCGAGTACTTCGGCGAGACAGACAAGCAGGACATCAAAGGTTGTATCAAGATTATTTTTTAGATAATCCTACGTACGGACATAGTTATTTTAGACGACG GTTTCAAATGAGGCTTACACTATTTGTACGTATATGGATAGAGCAACACGATGAATATTTTGTGCAGAAAAGAAACGCTGCCGGTGTACTTGGCCTTTCTAGTCTGCAAAAGATTACTGCAGCATTTCGCATGTTAACTTATGGAGTAGTAGCTCATGCTATAGATGATTATGTCCGTATTGGTGAGAGTACTGCTATTGAGAGTTTAAGAAGGTTTGTCAATGCTGTTGTTGAGGTTTTTGAAGATGAGTACTTGAGATCACCTAATGAAGATGATACTGCTAGATTACTTGCCATTGGAGAGAGTAGAGGTTTTTCTG CTGAAGGTCAAGCTCCAAAGGTGAATTATACCATTAATAACAATGAATATACAATGGgttattatcttgctgatggcataTATCCCTCGTGGGCCATAATTGTGAAGAGCATACCTGAACCACAAGGTaacaagaaaaaatattttgcaactATCTAAGAAGCTTAAAGGAAGGACGTGGAACGAGCGTTTGGGGTTCTACAGTCTCGTTTCGCTATCGTTAGGAGGCCAGCTCGATTTTGGGATCAAGACACCCTTAGGCAAATCATGAGGGCTTGTGTCATTATGCACAACATGATAGTTGAGGATGAGtgcgatgaggaagatgatttaAACTATAATAGGGTGGGAGAAAAGGTGAAGATTTCTCACGATGAAATACCTGAACTTGAGGAGTTTATTAAAAATTACAAGAATATAAGGGACAAAGATATTTATCAGCTTCAAGATGACCTCATTGAGCACATGTGGCAACATCATCCAGACCTCTACAAATAA
- the LOC101782271 gene encoding beta-glucosidase 38: MATPAPLPLLLFHGLLALSLALGAHGKPGDHGNLTRQAFPPGFVFGTASSAYQVEGNTLKYGRGPCIWDTFLKYPGTTPDNSTANVTVDEYNRYMDDVDNMVRVGFDAYRFSISWSRIFPSGIGRINKDGVDYYHRLINYLIESHITPYVVLYHYDLPQVLQDQYNGWLSPRIVEDFTKFADFCFKTYGDRVKNWFTINEPRMMAAHGYGDGFFPPARCTGCHFGGNSATEPYIAAHHLLLAHASAVKLYREKYQAQQTGKIGILLDFVWYEPLTPSMDDEFAAHRARMFTLGWFLHPITFGHYPETMEKIVMGRLPNFTFEQSAMVKGSADYIAINHYTTYYASNFANETHTSYVNDWHVKLSYERNGVPIGKKGYSDWLYVVPWGLYKALLWTKEKFNNPVMLIGENGIDQSGNDSLPGALYDKFRIDYFEKYLYELQCAIHDGANVIGYFAWSLLDNFEWRLGFTSKFGIVYVDRTTFARYPKDSARWFRKMIKNE, from the exons ATGGCGACCCCTGCGCCATTGCCCCTCCTGCTCTTCCATGGGCTCCTCGCCCTCTCCCTGGCGCTCGGCGCGCACGGCAAGCCAGGTGACCACGGCAACCTCACCAGGCAGGCCTTCCCGCCCGGGTTCGTCTTCGGGACCGCGTCGTCGGCGTACCAGGTGGAGGGGAACACGCTCAAGTACGGCAGGGGGCCCTGCATCTGGGACACCTTCCTCAAGTACCCAG GTACTACTCCTGATAACTCCACTGCGAATGTGACAGTCGACGAGTACAATCGCTACATG GACGATGTGGACAATATGGTGCGGGTTGGCTTCGATGCGTACCGCTTCTCGATCTCATGGTCACGCATTTTCCCAA GTGGAATTGGGAGGATCAACAAGGATGGTGTGGATTATTACCACAGGCTCATCAACTACTTGATCGAGAGCC ATATTACTCCCTATGTTGTGCTCTACCACTACGACCTTCCTCAGGTGCTGCAAGACCAGTATAACGGCTGGCTAAGCCCCAGAATTGT GGAAGATTTCACGAAGTTCGCAGATTTTTGCTTTAAGACGTATGGTGACCGGGTGAAGAACTGGTTCACCATAAACGAGCCCAGGATGATGGCCGCCCACGGCTACGGAGACGGCTTCTTCCCCCCTGCCAGATGCACCGGCTGCCACTTCGGTGGAAACTCCGCCACCGAGCCGTACATCGCCGCCCATCATCTTCTCCTGGCCCATGCCTCTGCTGTCAAGTTGTACCGTGAGAAGTACCAG GCTCAGCAGACTGGGAAGATCGGCATCCTGCTCGACTTCGTGTGGTATGAGCCACTCACACCCTCCATGGACGACGAATTCGCAGCGCACCGGGCGAGGATGTTCACCCTTGGCTG GTTCCTGCACCCGATCACCTTCGGCCATTACCCGGAGACGATGGAGAAGATTGTGATGGGAAGGCTGCCCAACTTCACCTTTGAGCAGTCTGCAATGGTGAAAGGCTCGGCAGATTACATCGCCATCAACCACTACACCACATATTATGCCAGCAACTTCGCCAACGAGACACACACGAGTTATGTGAACGACTGGCATGTCAAGCTTTCAT ATGAGCGAAACGGTGTGCCAATTGGGAAAAAG GGATACTCTGACTGGCTTTACGTGGTACCATGGGGGCTCTACAAAGCTCTCCTTTGGACTAAGGAGAAGTTCAACAACCCTGTCATGCTCATCGGCGAAAACG GAATCGATCAATCCGGAAATGATTCTTTGCCCGGTGCATTGTACGACAAGTTCAGGATAGACTACTTCGAGAAGTACCTTTATGAGCTCCAATGCGCGATACACGACGGCGCAAATGTCATCGGATACTTTGCTTGGTCACTGCTGGACAACTTTGAGTGGCGGCTTGGGTTCACCTCCAAATTTGGAATCGTATACGTGGACCGAACCACGTTCGCGAGGTACCCCAAGGACTCTGCACGCTGGTTCCGGAAGATGATTAAAAACGAGTGA